TGATAGGCTGCTTCTAAATATCCTTTTGAGGTTAATTGTGCTTTTAAAATATTGACTAAAGGATACAAATACAACACATCATTAATCGCATATTCACATTGTTTATCCGTCAATGGTCTCTTTAGCCAGTCAGTTCTCGTTTCACTTTTATCGAGTTCCACCTGTAAATATTTATTAACTAAGTTTGCATAACCACTACTTAGTGGATTATCCAAAAATGAAGCCAAGATTTGGCTATCAATAATAGGTGTTGGAATAGAGCCGAACTTATGAAAAAAAACTTCAAGATCTTCGCTACAGGAATGAAAATACTTTTCAATGTTAGGATTACTTAAAATGCTTAAAAAAGCATGCCAATCAGTAATATTAATCGGATCAATGAGCGCTGCGTGCTCACCATTAAAAACTTGTAAAAGTCCTAAATGAGGATAGAACGTTCGTGTACGAACAAATTCAGTATCCAAGGCCAAAGCAGTGCTGTTTCCGATTTTTGAACAATAATCAATTAACTGCTTATTATTAACTATATATTGATAAGACAAAGTTTAAATTCCTACGAAGAAAAATTAATGAGCTCAGGGAGTTTTTTATCGAATGTTACATCAATGACTACTATTTCTGAACGTGTCATTAAGCGAATTGGAGGTCCCCAAAAACCGAATCCACTACTTACAATACTGGTAAAATGCTGTTTTGTATTTTTATATATTCCATAATTATTTTTATAGATTAGTTTTTCAATAAGATTAATAGGAAACACTTGCCCAGCATGGGTATGTCCAGAAATCATTAAATCGACACCTAAATTTGCAGGTTCATCAAGATTATGTGGCTGATGATCTAACAATATAATCGGTTTGTTGGTATTAGAAAACATCATAAGATCTGGCAATGATGCTCGTTTAATATCATAACGCGATGAAGAAAAATCATCCCGACCGATAAAAGTAATACCTACGTTATCAAGATGAACTACATCATCTTTTAAAACTTTCATATTAGCGTGTTTAAAAGCATTGATAATATCTTGTTCATGATTATTTTCTTCTTTAATATTCAAATATTCATGATTACCAAAAATAATATAGGTTCCATATTTTGACTTAAATTGCTGAAATTGTTTATCAAAACCTTTTTCAGTAAAAGGTTGTAACCTTCTATCCAACGTGTCGCCAGTAATTACAATAAAATCTGCATCAAGTTGATTTACTTCATCAACCATGTGTTGAATTCTATCAGAAGAAGTCATGTCATTAATATGAATATCACTCAATTGCACAATACGCAGTTTATTAACTTTTGCACTTTTATCAATTTTAACTTGATAGTTCACTATGCTAGGTTCCATCGCCATTTCATGACCGTAATAAAATAATGAACAAATGCCAAGAATATATACAACTTTAGTTGTTAATTGAGGTTTTAACCTTTTTTTACTGATCCAACGGCCAATATCAAATATTAATGTAACAAAAACGCTGCAAATCATTATTGCACAAACAGTATTTAAGATTAGTGGTAGCCAATAAGTTGAAATACTTTCCGATAACCTTGATAATACAATTGATACCCCAGTCATAATAACAACTGTCCAATAAACAATTTGGTAATAACCAGTTAAAGAAAAGTTAAACCAAAACTGCCATCGTTTTCCCAAATAGACAGCCATTGAGCAACTAATGATAATAGCTATAGAAATGGCTATAAGATCTGCAATAGTCATAATAATCCAAACAATAGAAGTCAAAAAATGTTATAATAACAGAATTTATTTCAATAGCACCAATATGTTTTATGAGTATTAAAAAAGATCAATTATTTTCTACACCAATTGATAAATTGGGCGATTGGACATTCGATGAAAAAGTTGCTGAAGTATTTCCTGATATGGTCCAACGTTCCGTACCAGGTTATTCAAATATTATTTCCATGATTGGTATGCTCGCAGAAAGATTTGTTCAACCCAATTCAACAATTTATGATTTAGGTTGTTCATTAGGAGCAGCTACTCTATCCATTCGTCGGAATGTCAATAATAAAAACTGCCGTATTATTGCTGTTGATAATTCACAGCCAATGGTCGAACGTTGTAAAAGGCATATTGAATCCTATAAAGCCAACACCCCTGTCGAAGTGATTTGTGATGATATTAGCAATATTGATATGCAAAACGCCTCAATGGTGGTGCTGAATTTTACTTTACAATTTTTAACACCAGAAAACCGCCAACAAGTTTTAAATAAAATTTATCAGGCATTAAACCCCAATGGGATCTTAATACTGTCCGAAAAATTTAGTTTTAATGATTCAACCGTTGATGAACTGCTATTTAATATGCATCACGACTTTAAACGTGCAAATGGTTATAGCGAACTTGAAATTAGTCAAAAGCGAAACATGCTCGAGAACGTCATGCTTACTGATACCATCGAAACCCATAAAAAACGGCTATCGGATGCGGGTTTTAAACATATTGATACTTGGTTTCAATGTTTTAATTTTGGCTCAATCATTGCCATTAAATAACACATTTATTTACTTCATTAAATAGGAAAAAAGAATGATTGATTTTGGCAATTTTTACCAAATTATCGCTAAAAATAAACTAAGCAAATGGCTTGAGGTATTACCTGCACAACTTGCCAATTGGCAAAAAAGTAACATTGATAACCGTTTTAATCAATGGCTCAACAGTATCAAACATTTACCTACGATTAAACCTTATCAAATTGATCTATTAAATAGTGTAACTGTCGAAAGCGAACAACCTATATCAATCGGTGAACAACAACGTATTACCCAATTGCTTAAAAATATGATGCCTTGGCGTAAAGGTCCTTTTCATCTTTATGGTATTAATATCGATACTGAGTGGCGTTCAGATTGGAAATGGGAGCGATTGATTCCGCACATTAATAATCTTGAAGGACAAACAGTTTTAGATGTGGGATGTAATAGTGGTTATCATTTATGGCGAATGGTTGGAGCCGGCGCTAAGCTAGCGGTTGGTATTGATCCTATGGCACTTTACCTTTGTCAATTTGAAGCGATTCGCAAATTGTTGGGTAACGATCAACGAGCACATTTATTACCGCTTGGGATAGAAGAATTGCCTAAACTCAATGCGTTTGATACCGTATTTTCTATGGGTGTTTTATATCACAGACGCTCCCCTTTGGATCATCTATTTCAATTAAAAGATCAATTGGTTGATGGTGGGCAACTAGTACTTGAGACGTTAGTTATTGATGGTGATCTACATCAAGCTTTAATGCCAGGCGAACGCTATGCTCAAATGCGAAATGTCTATTTTATTCCATCGGTTCCAACGATGATTAATTGGTTATACAAATGCGGATTTTCTGACGTTAAAATGGTTGATAAATCAGTAACGAGTTTGGATGAACAACGTAAAACCGAATGGATGACATCAGATTCATTAGCTGATTTCTTAGATCCAAATGATTCAAGCAAAACTATTGAAGGTTACCCAGCACCAATGCGAGCAGTTTTTATTGCCATAAAATAAAGTTCAATAATTAACCTCTCATTTTATTAGTAAGCTCTTTTTATAATAATGAGAGGTTAACTGATTAAGTTTAATAGCGTTAATTTTTTAATCCCTATAAAAAATTAACATTAATCATAAATGTGCTTTCTAAATATTCTTTTAATCATACACAGTGGATGATTTGTAATGCAAAAATTGGGTTTATCAATCAATAATATTCACCATTTTTATTTAGAATATTTCAAAAAACATCTGAAACTGTAAAAAAGTTTGAGGTCAACTATACGTTTCAGTATAAAAATCTGTTTACTAAACTTTAATCAAGACTCTTCATTACTATTTTAATTTAATTTTCAAACACGAATTACAGTTAGTTATTTGAAAACTAGTTCATTTCAGGGCAAATTTCATTCATCGAAAGCATTGCTGGAACAGTTCGATTATCAGTATATTCAAAGCGGAATATAAAACTAATATCATAATGATTTAATACATTAATCAAATTTTCGTTATGACAAAATTCTTTATTAAATCTTATTCTCAGATCTTCCGTAAGGTATTGTGCAAGTATGCTTTGACTATCTGATGGTATTTTAAATTCAAATAAAATATTATTGCTATTGTAGCTAATATTGGTAATTTCAGTACCATCTTTGGTACTAAAGGGAAATTTGCCCTTTTCACCTAATAGGGATCTTTTAGCACTCTCTACAATTGCTGAACTTACGTCATTAACCGAAGGCAAATTTTCATCGCTATAAACGGGTGAAAACATCATAATTCCAGAAAGTAATGCAATTAATCTTATCAAATTTCTCATTATTTTATCCTTTAATTCTGCTTGCTCACTCTTTTTATTAAAGTGAAGTTAAAGCCTCTATCACCTTTTAATACCTATATCATTAGATAACAAGTGTCATTTTTAATCTTTATTGGGGATTTTTGATAATTTTACTTAAATAAACAGTGATTGATAATCATCATACACAAAACTTTACAAAAAAAGAGTATCTAATAAACTTATAATTTTTATTTTAAGGCATGCTACTAATTAACCATTTTTGTATTTAACCTCATAGATAGCATGTCATCAGATAAATAAAAAATATTCATTTGCATCATTAAGTGACATTGTCACATTTAAAATGATTGACTATCTTTGTTTTGATGTTCTTAATTATATTTGTTCAACATGCTATATATTAAAGACAACATAGATACAATAGCGCAGAGCAGCATGAAATAAAGAATAACTTTTTAAAAAATATTACTAACTTTAACTATGCAATTTATTAATTAAATAAAATTAAAAAAGGTAACACAATGGTTACCTTAAGATAGAACAAAAAGATTATTTTTTATTAGGATGAGGATCTTTAACTGAATCACCTTGACCGGACATAATATACCAGCCATTTTTACTATGCGGTTTTTTATTATGATCTGGGCAAGGGGGTAACGATTTTTTACTTTGGTTTGAATATACATAGCCACAATCAGCACATTTAAAAGTGCCTGCAGATGCATCACTACCGTATGCAGCAAATTTTTGTACCATTATAAGCTCCTCCAGTAAATTAATATGAATGATAAGTACAATACTTATCACTCTTATATATAAACGCTGATCTAGCAATAAATCAAGCTAAGAAATGGTTTTATTTTGACCATTTTCACTATTTAAGCATTATTAAAATGGTTAATTTACAAAAAAATTAATTTAAGCAGTTTATCATGGATTTATATAAGTTAATTGATGCTGGTCATCAAAGCTAATCATAATTTGACCATTAGGATGAGTTACAATTTTTACAGCCGAAAAATCAGTAATTGTGAATTGTGCACCAACACTTAATAAGTTCTCTCCCCCAATGCCAACACAATATGTACCTGCTGCTACAGCAGATTTTACGCCACTTGAGGAATCTTCAAATACAATTGTATGATTGGCTGGAATATTTAATCGCTTGATTGCCAAAAGAAAAGGATCAGGATAAGGTTTACCTTTAGTGACATCGTCACGTTCAACAATTACTGAAATACAGCCATCGACTTTCAATAATTTTATCACAGAATCAATTTTTTCACGCCAACCACTTGTAACAGTTCCGATACGGATACCTACTTTATGCAATGATAAAATAAGTTCTGCCACACCCTTAATTGGTTTATAAATAGCTGTATTTTAAACATATATTATATGGTCTTGAACTTTTTTCTGATCGACTTGTGACAAATTGCCAAATAGTGCTGAAATAGTATGAGGTCCAGGCTGACCATCAATATGCTTAATCATATCATCATTTGAAATTTCTTTGTCATACATCTGTGCAGCTTCTCGCCAAGCCCTTTCTATTACCGAATTAGAATCAATTAAGTTACTTGAAGGGTCCTTACAAATCGGCTTTGTACGCTTGCCAGTGGATAGCAATCTAACTACACAATCAATTTGTCAGGAAATGCTTGCGCTCGCCATACCAGAAAATTGCCACAAAGATTTGAGTAACAATTTGCATAAGATTTTAAATTATTACCCTTTATACCAACTTGATAGCAATACCTATCCTTGCTTAGCTGAACAAACAGAACTATTTTTACAGCATAATCAACTAAATGCTCACAAAATTTTTGTACAATGTGATATGACAACTCTGCTAGCATTAGTTGCTGGGGGTAACGCTGTCGCTTTTATTCCTCAAAGTATGAGGCAATCCCGCCAGTAAAGGTTAAGCTCCTCGCGCCTGAGCAAAACAATGTTCAATGGGAAATCGTTAATGGCTTGGAATTCCAAAATTAACAATAATTATCGTGATAATTTTATAAAAATCGTCAATGCTCACAACTAATCAGTAAGAAAGTGATGATTTATGTGAAAAATCGCTATAGTTTAAAAACTTATAATGATTTATTTTTTGGAAAATATATACCAAGCAATAAAACTTGCTATAACAAGAATAGCCGTTTTAACTATACGATTTTTTAAATTATTACTTACCTTTTTTATCTCAACCGCATCGATTAATTCATCAAATAATTGAATAAAATCACCAAATGAATTTGAAACATGAGCAATCCCTTGCTCTTCATTTGACCATAGATAAATAGTTCCATAATCTTCTTCTTTTAATGAGATTAAGTAACTATTGAGGTTATGATCATAAGCAAAAGGTAACATGAATTGCAATTCAGGATTTTCAATTAATAATTCATTATACATTCGTGTTATAGTCGAATGACCATATTTGATGCTATAAAAACCACTCAAATACTCACAATTATGATCATTGACTTTAGGAAAATCCCCGCCATTAAATTCATGGAAAAAATCAAGAAAAGAGGAAGGGATTTTTTCATTAAATAATCGGTTGAATTCAATAATATCTTCGTAGGCCAATTTTTGTTGACTATTCTCAAGTACCAATGTCATTTTGTGTTTCCTTTTTAATATTCAATATTTGATTTTCCTATGGTAATCACCCCATGACATATTCAATTCTAATATCAATAATTCAATAAGGTATTGTTTTAAACCCTATAAACATATTATAAATCATATAAATAACCAAATCCATTTTAGCATTAAAGATGATTAAAATAATGGTGTTGTTAACATCTATTACAACTTGTTTAATAACAATTTTTTATTGAAAAAGTTTTTAAAGTTCAATGTGATTGACTGAACTGATTGTAACAGAAAATCTGAACGTATTTTTGCCAATTTTGTCCGTTTTTAACTTTTTGAGAAGATTAATACAAAGAACTTCCATAAATTTGAGAATTTACTTCAAAATTCGAATTTTGTTCACAATATTGTCTTATATATTGGATAAAATATTTAAAAATTTTGAAATTAAGAGATCGCTATATCAATTTGAGACTAAAGAATATCCATTGTTATAACAGATATTTATCTTTTCATGACTATATTTTATTTCTACTCTGGATTAAATTATGGCTGGCAAAATTTTATAATTTTATTAATTTACTACTCTGCCGAGTACTTGATCATCAAATCACGCGATAGATTTAACATAGCGTTAAATTAAATAGAGGCTTTATTTAAAATAGATAAACTTAGTCTGATATGTCCTGATTATTAATATTATTAAACGTAATGACAATAGAATTATTAACTTTCAATGATCTATTGTCATTTGTAAACGATTAAAGTGGGATTAAGAATAATTTATTAAAAAGTTTAATAACTTTAATCACTGTATTGTAAAAAAGCGTCATTTTCAAAATAGAAAACAAAAGAGTCAAACAATTCATCTATTGTTGGGTTATCTGAATTATTATTAGCTACAATGACAATATCTTCAATATCAGCCTGTTCTAATGTAGCTATCCACCCTTCTTCAATAACTTGCTTAGGTAAATTAATTTCGTAATTATCGTCAATATCCTCAACTCCACAAAATCCTATTGTATCAAGCGTCCATGATTTTGAATCTCGTGGTAGATAAAACCAAAATCTCGGCATGTCTTTAATGTTAATTAATAGATCATGTATAGATATAAATTCCATTTTCACTCCATAATATTTATGAAAATATCTTATTTTTCTTGTTGTCTATTTTTATTTTATTGGTATTTTGGGATAAACTTGAAAATAACGCTTTAACGAGACTGGACATGTCACCAAAAGTGGATATTTTAAAGCCGATGGCAAACTTTTAACCGGCTTACTAAACAGTTTAACTACCCAACCATCACTACCGTTTGGCGACATAAATTTGAAACTTATGGTATCGTCACTCAGAATTTCAATTTCTCCAACTTTGAAAATACTCGGCGTTAAGCCATCATCTTTCCCACCAATAATAACATAATCAACAATTTTTTTAGTCTGAGAATCAAGCAAATATACGTATAACTCTTCGTCATAAAGTCCCATATCAACATCAATAACAAACAATAATAGATAACGATTATTGTAAAGATAGGCAGCTTTTAAATCACAAACATCCAGTTTGTCATGATAACAAACACCATCGACTTCAACCTGAGCACCAATAATTCCCTTTTTGTTGCTAGGTAATGCCTTTAAAATAATATTGGACAATGGTTTTATCATAATTATTTCCTTATAAAATATACAACTCCAATACAATAATATTAACAAAAAAGTTTATCAATATAAAAATTGAGTTATTCATTTTTAAAATAATTAGAATGATGAGTTGAATCCTCTTATAAACAGCATAGATTACAATAATTAATTTACCTAGTACTAAACAAGCCTTTTTATCCTAATGCTAATAAATCTTCCTTTTCTTAAATGCTGGAAATAGAAAAAACAAATTATCAACATTAAAGTTCTTAACAAAAAATTCTTATCTGTGATGTTATTGCTAATACAGTCGATGGTATTTTTTAAAATAGGTTAAAAAAATATTCAATGATAATAATACTCCTTATCAACAATACAACCTCATTTAAACTAGTTTATTTTTTAAAGAAGTAATTGCCAAATCACTTCATAATTTAGACTAAATAAATTTATCAATATTTTAATTGGCAATGCTGTAGCTGGTATATGAGAACTAAATGGTAGAATTTTTAAATATATGTTTTTTAAAGTAGTACTAATATGCCGACGTCTTTTGAACGGTTAGCCACTAAATTTACTAATTTTTTTAAAAAGAAAATGGTCAAAAATAAAATAAAGGAAATGCTTTCTTTTATAAAGTAATACTATCTGATGTTAATGAACCAATAATAGAAACAATTAATTCAAAAGCTCCAATTATTAACAACCCAAATAAAGCTAGCAAACCAATATCATTTGAACGTATCTCTTTAGGGGCGTCAAATACATGTAGTTTACTAACCTTACCTTTTAATAAACTGTATTTAGCCATTATTTTCTCTTAACTTGATAATTCTTTTTTTTCTTTTAAATTGGTCGTATAGCCTCGCTCATCAATTACTTCTACCCAATCAGGTAAGTTAGGGGTACGGCAATAATAGTAAGCATCAGGATCTAGCTTTTTTATTCTTTCAAATTCAGGAGTTTGCGGATCATCATACAGTTCAGGATCGCCTGAGCGATTAAGTTTTTTAAAACGATCATGTTCTTCTACACTACTATGCAACCAAGGTTTCGGATAGCCTAAAGTAGCAAAAATTCTATTGCTAATAAAAGAATAGCGTCCCCCTGCTAAGAAAAAAAGTATAATGGAGATCAGCAAAAACATAATAATAGTTGCAATAGTTCTAAAAATGAAATCATCAGGATCTTTTTCTAAATCAAAAAATGCAAGAATTGTTAAAAATAGATAAGCGAATAAACACATCACACCTGAAACTATGGAACAAAATTTTAATTTTAATAGCGTTGGTACACCGATTGAGCGAGGAAAATATAAAGCATGGTATTGAGGCATTCGCACTGCGTAGGATTGATATTGGTTAGTGTCAATTTGCTTAACTACCATTTCAACATAATCCCCCTCTTTAAAACCAACATGCTCTAGATTCCCTAATACCTCTTTTTTACCTATATAACAATAAAAAGTCTTTCCTTTTAAAGTAATATTACCTATGGCTAATGAATCAATAATATCAATAAGTAATTCAAAAGCTCCAATTATCATTAATCCAAATAAAGCTAGCCAACCAACGTCACCTGAACGTATCTCTTTGGAGTCGTCAAATACATGTAGTTTACTAACCTTACCTTTTAATAAACTGTATTTAGCCATTATTCTTCTCTTAACTTGATAATTCTTTTTGTTCTTTTAAATTGGGCGTATAGCCTCGCTCATCAATTGCTTCTACCCAATCAGGTAAGTTAGGGGAACGGCAATAACAGCAGGCATTAGAATCTAGTTTTTTATTCTTTCAAATTCAGAAGATTGCAGATAGTAACGTAGTTCAGGATCGCCTGAACGACTGAGTTTTTTGAAACGATTATGTTCTTTTGCTCTGTCACGTTAGTAAACGTTTTGGATAGCCTAAAGTCGCAAAAATTTATTACTAATAAAAACACATCGCTCCTGCTGCTACTGCAAATTCTGATTTAAATACACTATTTAAATATTTTATAATAGGATATTTTCCTTACTTATTGATTTATCATAGCATTGAAAATATTACAAAGGAAATGTAAAGTTAAATAACTTCAATAATTACTTATTATGTTTGAAGTATTGATAACGTTAAAATTAATCTTTCCAAATTTCTTTAGCTAAACGAAACGCAGCCCAAGCTTTAGGCCAACCAACATAAAATGCTATATGAGTCAAAATTTCTGCTATTTCTTCTTTTGTAATGCCATTAGTTTTAGCTGTCTGTAAATGAAACTGTAAAGAACTGTCTAAAATACCACTGGCAAGCAGTGCAGTAACTGTTACTAAGCTTCGATCTCTTGCTGATAGCTCTTTTTCTCTAGACCAAACTTCTCCAAACAATACATCATCGTTAAGTTCTGCAAACTTAGGTGCAAATTCTCCTAGAACATCCCTTCCTGCTGTTACTTTATTCATAAGTTTCTCCAATAAGTTCTAAATTAGTTTCTACAACCCAATATATGTCAATGCAACCGACGGTAAGCCTAATCTAATACGGTATAATTATTATAATTAAATATCGATACATTTCACTTTAAATATGCTTGTTATAATAATATAACTATGTCTTTTAAAAAGGTTTATACGGTTTCTATTAATATTTAACTCCTTTTCATCTATTTTCCACAAAATAATATGATAATTTCATTTATATTTTATAAGTAATCATTTATGTCACCTCATAAAAAGCATTTTAAACATAATTTTGGCATCGTTGTGATGACATTACTTCATAGAACTTCTTGGCATTAAATAATTGATATCAGATATATTTTTCATATAGATAAATCAATCACTTAAATAATCAATAATAAAATTTAAAAAATTTAGACCTGATTCGGTTATTTTTGACCGATTAGGGGAGCCCTTTTTTAGTAAAACACTTAACTTATAAATGATAATTATTCTTATTTAAATATATCTAATGATGCTAATTAAATGGAATGTTAGATGGTGGTTCATAACTGTGTAAAGCATGCACTAATGCTTTTATAAGTAATATTAGGAAATATTATATGAGATACAAATTAGCTTTTACGGATAGAATAACTAATTCAACCTTAGTTTATTCTGATAAAAACAATATTGGTTCACCTTGGTTATTGGCAGGTATTTTCTGCTTATCTTTTAATGCGATGGCTGACACCGTTGAGGAAAAAGATAACGCTAATCAAATAGAACAATTAACAGTTACAGCAAGGCATGTAAAAGAGTCTGCTAAAGATATTCCGTTTACCATCAATATTATTGATGATAAAAAACTTGTTGATCACCGCGAAAATACTTTAGAAAAGACTTTAAATGATACCGTTGGTTTGCAAGTTATTAGTAATATGGGTGCAGCTAAGTCTATAAGGATGCGCGGAGTTGGATCGATACTACCAATGAGTGGTGATGATAGTTCTGTTAGTATTAACGTGGATGGTATGCCACAGTCAAAAAGTAATACAACTTTAAATTTACTTGATGTTCAACGTGTAGAAATATTAAAAGGTCCACAAGGGACGTTATTTGGTCGGAATAGTGAAGCTGGAGCTATTAATGTTATTTCTAAAAAACCAACTCAGTATTTTGAGTCAACTTTTAGAACAGAATTTGGTCAGCAAAATCAGATATTAACTGAAGGCGTAATCAGCGGCCCGTTAAATGATAACTTAAGTGGACGTTTTGCTGTTCGTTATGATGAAGCAGATAGTATTTTAGATAATATTAATGATGATAAGCCGGTTAGCATTCTTAGAAATAAAATAGCAAGAGGTTCACTATTATGGGAGGTTTCAGATCTCACTTCTGTATTATTTATTTCTGAAATAGAAGAAGCCATGGGTATGGATGATATGTATATGATGCGACCTTATGGTCATCATCCTAAAATTGATATTCCTAATAGTAGTGATAAAAACGATAAAAAAATTTACCGTTTCAATTTAAAGGTTGAACATGAGCTAAACAATAGCTTATTAACATCTATTACTAGCTATTCTTATAGCAAAAGTGATAGAAGATCGCCTATTTATGAAGGTAAGTTATATAATCATTTAATAGGTATGTCTCCACCTTCTAACTGGTCATTTTTAACTAAAGAGAACCTTTTTAATCAAGAATTTAGAATATCGTCAAAACCGGAAGCTTCTATATTTTGGGTGGCAGGTATTAACTACTATACCAATAATCGCCATAGAAACACCTATGATGTTATGGATGTGTTTTATCCTACTAATTCATTGAATGCTGATATTAGAAGGCAATTTGAAACCGATAATTTAGGTATTTTTGGTGAAATTACCTACCCTATTACAGATAAATTCAAATTAACCGCCGGCATTCGTCAATCATATGAAAAGAAAAATTATCATGCAAAATGGTTGGCTAATTCAATTTATACCAATAACGCAATAGGTATGCCAACCTTAGCTTTTGATAAACAAAAAATAACTGATAACTTTACCACTGGACGACTTGGTTTAAATTATGTCATTAACGATTATGCTACTGTATATGGATTGTATTCTAGGGGTTATAAAACAGGTGGTTTTAATGATGAAGGTACTGACTTTGCCACTTTGGGCCGTTCTGATCAAGCCTATAAATCAGCATATGTAAACTCTTATGAATTAGGGGTTAAAGTTGAAAATAATACAGTAGGATTCAATAGTGCATTATTTTATAATAATACTAAGCGTGAACATTTAATGGCTTATAATCCTGCAACTTTTATATCTGTTGTTGAAAA
The sequence above is drawn from the Gilliamella apicola genome and encodes:
- a CDS encoding metallophosphoesterase, yielding MTIADLIAISIAIIISCSMAVYLGKRWQFWFNFSLTGYYQIVYWTVVIMTGVSIVLSRLSESISTYWLPLILNTVCAIMICSVFVTLIFDIGRWISKKRLKPQLTTKVVYILGICSLFYYGHEMAMEPSIVNYQVKIDKSAKVNKLRIVQLSDIHINDMTSSDRIQHMVDEVNQLDADFIVITGDTLDRRLQPFTEKGFDKQFQQFKSKYGTYIIFGNHEYLNIKEENNHEQDIINAFKHANMKVLKDDVVHLDNVGITFIGRDDFSSSRYDIKRASLPDLMMFSNTNKPIILLDHQPHNLDEPANLGVDLMISGHTHAGQVFPINLIEKLIYKNNYGIYKNTKQHFTSIVSSGFGFWGPPIRLMTRSEIVVIDVTFDKKLPELINFSS
- the cmoA gene encoding carboxy-S-adenosyl-L-methionine synthase CmoA gives rise to the protein MSIKKDQLFSTPIDKLGDWTFDEKVAEVFPDMVQRSVPGYSNIISMIGMLAERFVQPNSTIYDLGCSLGAATLSIRRNVNNKNCRIIAVDNSQPMVERCKRHIESYKANTPVEVICDDISNIDMQNASMVVLNFTLQFLTPENRQQVLNKIYQALNPNGILILSEKFSFNDSTVDELLFNMHHDFKRANGYSELEISQKRNMLENVMLTDTIETHKKRLSDAGFKHIDTWFQCFNFGSIIAIK
- the cmoB gene encoding tRNA 5-methoxyuridine(34)/uridine 5-oxyacetic acid(34) synthase CmoB; translated protein: MIDFGNFYQIIAKNKLSKWLEVLPAQLANWQKSNIDNRFNQWLNSIKHLPTIKPYQIDLLNSVTVESEQPISIGEQQRITQLLKNMMPWRKGPFHLYGINIDTEWRSDWKWERLIPHINNLEGQTVLDVGCNSGYHLWRMVGAGAKLAVGIDPMALYLCQFEAIRKLLGNDQRAHLLPLGIEELPKLNAFDTVFSMGVLYHRRSPLDHLFQLKDQLVDGGQLVLETLVIDGDLHQALMPGERYAQMRNVYFIPSVPTMINWLYKCGFSDVKMVDKSVTSLDEQRKTEWMTSDSLADFLDPNDSSKTIEGYPAPMRAVFIAIK
- a CDS encoding HAD family hydrolase, giving the protein MYKPIKGVAELILSLHKVGIRIGTVTSGWREKIDSVIKLLKVDGCISVIVERDDVTKGKPYPDPFLLAIKRLNIPANHTIVFEDSSSGVKSAVAAGTYCVGIGGENLLSVGAQFTITDFSAVKIVTHPNGQIMISFDDQHQLTYINP
- a CDS encoding type 2 periplasmic-binding domain-containing protein, which encodes MSYICAASRQALSITELESIKLLEGSLQIGFVRLPVDSNLTTQSICQEMLALAIPENCHKDLSNNLHKILNYYPLYQLDSNTYPCLAEQTELFLQHNQLNAHKIFVQCDMTTLLALVAGGNAVAFIPQSMRQSRQ
- a CDS encoding SMI1/KNR4 family protein, which translates into the protein MTLVLENSQQKLAYEDIIEFNRLFNEKIPSSFLDFFHEFNGGDFPKVNDHNCEYLSGFYSIKYGHSTITRMYNELLIENPELQFMLPFAYDHNLNSYLISLKEEDYGTIYLWSNEEQGIAHVSNSFGDFIQLFDELIDAVEIKKVSNNLKNRIVKTAILVIASFIAWYIFSKK
- a CDS encoding DUF7716 domain-containing protein — encoded protein: MEFISIHDLLINIKDMPRFWFYLPRDSKSWTLDTIGFCGVEDIDDNYEINLPKQVIEEGWIATLEQADIEDIVIVANNNSDNPTIDELFDSFVFYFENDAFLQYSD
- a CDS encoding carboxymuconolactone decarboxylase family protein, coding for MNKVTAGRDVLGEFAPKFAELNDDVLFGEVWSREKELSARDRSLVTVTALLASGILDSSLQFHLQTAKTNGITKEEIAEILTHIAFYVGWPKAWAAFRLAKEIWKD